Proteins encoded within one genomic window of Halomonas sp. YLGW01:
- the epmA gene encoding EF-P lysine aminoacylase EpmA, with translation MATDWQPSASLKTLHDRARLMGQVRAFFAARDVLEVETPMLGHGGSTDVHLDSLSCEATTPAGRERLWLQTSPEFHMKRLLAAGSGPIFQLARSFRDGEVGRRHNLEFTMLEWYRPGFSLTALIDETDALIRDVLPHDPGPQRRHHYRDLFRERLAIDPFTVELETLQALATEQGGLDMADAGRDDCLDLLMSLSIEPTLGVDGLEVVTDYPASQAALARRHQDPEDGAWVASRFEVYLDGLELANGYDELTDACEQQARFHEDNADRRALGKPEVDVDERLVAALRSGMPAGSGVALGLDRLFQLALGKGSVAEVMAFSTPRC, from the coding sequence ATGGCCACCGACTGGCAACCCTCGGCAAGCCTTAAGACCCTGCACGATCGGGCGAGACTGATGGGGCAGGTGCGCGCCTTCTTCGCCGCGCGCGACGTGCTCGAGGTCGAGACGCCGATGCTTGGCCATGGCGGCAGCACCGATGTGCACCTCGATTCCCTGTCCTGCGAGGCGACGACCCCCGCGGGTAGGGAGCGGTTGTGGCTGCAGACCTCGCCGGAATTTCACATGAAGCGCCTGCTGGCCGCCGGCAGCGGGCCCATCTTCCAGCTCGCCCGCAGCTTTCGTGACGGGGAAGTGGGTAGGCGCCACAACCTCGAGTTCACCATGCTCGAGTGGTATCGACCGGGCTTCTCGCTGACCGCCTTGATCGACGAGACCGATGCCCTGATCCGCGACGTGCTGCCCCATGATCCCGGCCCGCAGCGACGGCACCACTATCGCGACCTCTTCCGCGAGCGCCTCGCCATCGACCCCTTCACGGTCGAGCTCGAGACCCTGCAGGCGCTGGCGACGGAGCAGGGCGGACTCGATATGGCCGACGCCGGCCGGGACGATTGCCTGGATCTGCTGATGAGCCTTTCCATCGAGCCCACGCTGGGCGTTGACGGCCTCGAGGTGGTGACCGACTACCCGGCCAGCCAGGCGGCGCTGGCTCGGCGCCATCAGGATCCGGAGGACGGCGCCTGGGTGGCCTCGCGTTTCGAGGTCTACCTCGATGGGCTGGAACTCGCCAACGGCTATGACGAACTGACCGACGCCTGCGAGCAGCAGGCGCGTTTTCATGAGGACAATGCCGACCGTCGGGCGCTTGGAAAGCCGGAAGTGGACGTCGATGAGCGTCTGGTGGCGGCGCTTCGTTCAGGCATGCCCGCGGGCAGCGGCGTTGCCCTGGGCCTCGATCGGCTTTTCCAGCTGGCGCTTGGCAAGGGCAGCGTCGCCGAGGTGATGGCCTTCTCGACGCCGCGCTGCTGA